Proteins found in one uncultured Campylobacter sp. genomic segment:
- the tsaD gene encoding tRNA (adenosine(37)-N6)-threonylcarbamoyltransferase complex transferase subunit TsaD, with product MILGIESSCDDSSVALLDIETLELKFHKKISQDAEHCAFGGVVPELAARLHTAALPKILEQIKAELPRVKAVAVTNEPGLSVSLVGGVAMAKALASSLRVPLIAVNHLAGHVYSLFLSQEARLPAGMLLVSGGHTMVLDIGADGAVGVLAATMDDSFGESFDKVAKMLGLGYPGGVAVEKAAKSGRERFKFTVPLLGDARTAYSFSGLKNQIRVETEKLAASGNLGAQEIADICFAFENTACKHILNKLEKIFAQRKFERFGVVGGASANLNLRSRLQALCEKHGCELICAPLEFCSDNAAMIARAGREKYLRGEFAGLDLQASPRSELARI from the coding sequence CTGATTTTGGGTATAGAAAGCAGCTGCGACGACAGCTCGGTTGCGCTACTGGACATCGAGACGCTGGAGCTAAAATTTCACAAAAAAATCTCGCAAGATGCCGAGCACTGCGCATTTGGCGGGGTGGTACCGGAGCTTGCCGCCAGGCTTCATACGGCTGCGCTGCCTAAAATTTTAGAGCAGATCAAAGCAGAACTACCCCGCGTCAAAGCCGTCGCCGTCACGAACGAGCCGGGGCTCTCCGTGAGCCTAGTGGGCGGCGTCGCGATGGCAAAGGCGCTCGCCTCGTCGCTGCGCGTGCCGCTAATCGCCGTAAATCACCTCGCCGGGCACGTGTATTCGCTATTTTTGTCGCAGGAGGCGCGGCTGCCCGCGGGCATGCTGCTAGTTAGCGGCGGGCACACGATGGTGCTAGATATCGGCGCGGACGGGGCTGTCGGCGTGCTAGCCGCCACGATGGACGATAGCTTCGGCGAGAGCTTTGACAAAGTCGCAAAGATGCTGGGGCTTGGGTATCCTGGCGGCGTAGCGGTCGAAAAAGCGGCAAAGAGCGGGCGCGAGAGGTTTAAATTTACCGTGCCGCTGCTTGGCGACGCGCGCACGGCGTATAGCTTCTCGGGGCTAAAAAATCAGATTCGCGTCGAAACCGAAAAGCTCGCCGCAAGCGGAAATTTGGGCGCACAGGAGATCGCCGATATCTGCTTTGCCTTTGAAAATACCGCTTGCAAGCATATCTTAAACAAGCTAGAAAAGATCTTTGCTCAGCGTAAATTTGAGCGTTTCGGCGTCGTGGGCGGAGCAAGCGCGAATCTAAATCTGCGCTCCCGCCTGCAAGCTCTGTGTGAGAAGCACGGCTGCGAGCTCATCTGCGCGCCGCTGGAGTTTTGCTCCGATAATGCCGCGATGATCGCGCGCGCGGGACGCGAAAAATACCTGCGCGGCGAGTTTGCGGGGCTTGATCTGCAAGCAAGTCCTAGAAGTGAGCTAGCGAGGATTTAG